In Frondihabitans sp. PAMC 28766, a genomic segment contains:
- a CDS encoding putative quinol monooxygenase, producing the protein MGYVVNATWISKPGSEEAVEAALGQIVKAAEAEAGNRVYQAYRDRAAPLVFHIFEVYDDEAAFDAHVKGDAFRHFGQEVVADLLESRGRETFETVDF; encoded by the coding sequence ATGGGATACGTCGTGAACGCCACCTGGATAAGCAAGCCCGGCAGTGAAGAGGCCGTCGAGGCGGCCCTCGGGCAGATCGTGAAGGCGGCCGAGGCCGAGGCGGGCAATCGCGTCTACCAGGCGTACCGGGATCGCGCGGCGCCCCTTGTCTTCCATATCTTCGAGGTCTACGACGACGAGGCCGCCTTCGACGCGCACGTGAAGGGCGACGCCTTCCGGCACTTCGGCCAGGAGGTCGTCGCCGACCTGCTGGAGTCGCGCGGGCGCGAGACCTTCGAGACCGTCGACTTCTAG
- a CDS encoding tryptophan dimethylallyltransferase family protein, whose amino-acid sequence MGAAVDARGAVKVKAYFDGFSDGLAGNLELVKSFAGQLGYAASSDWIDDHVRNLRAPILSLDATAETEARVKIYTIFTDRSIADLERQCESLPGYAAGDATRLLQGTTSKWDVVLDAPGTRPLMCWSFTSRNQSAPSDLTLYLPFNRYQPSASGAVRSLAAIGAPAALINVCRLAVSRGGTDADTNPFHWLALKFGSARGSMTLYVAASQLDRIVRTAPRPGP is encoded by the coding sequence TTGGGCGCCGCCGTGGATGCACGGGGCGCAGTCAAGGTCAAGGCCTACTTCGACGGATTCAGCGACGGGCTGGCTGGAAATCTCGAGCTGGTCAAGTCCTTCGCTGGCCAACTCGGCTATGCAGCCAGTTCGGACTGGATAGACGATCACGTTCGCAATCTTCGAGCTCCGATCCTGTCCTTAGATGCGACGGCGGAGACCGAGGCTCGCGTCAAGATCTACACGATCTTTACAGATAGGAGCATCGCGGATTTGGAGAGGCAGTGCGAATCCCTGCCCGGATACGCGGCTGGAGACGCCACCCGTCTGCTTCAGGGAACTACTAGCAAGTGGGATGTGGTCTTGGACGCGCCTGGAACGCGTCCGCTGATGTGCTGGAGCTTCACGAGTCGCAACCAGAGTGCCCCTAGTGATCTGACGCTCTACTTACCCTTCAACAGGTACCAGCCGAGCGCATCAGGGGCCGTCCGGAGCCTTGCTGCGATTGGAGCGCCCGCGGCTCTAATCAATGTCTGTCGTCTTGCCGTGAGTCGAGGAGGAACAGACGCGGACACCAATCCGTTTCATTGGCTGGCGCTCAAGTTCGGTTCGGCGAGGGGCTCAATGACGCTTTACGTGGCGGCCTCGCAGCTTGACAGGATCGTGAGAACCGCGCCGAGGCCGGGCCCGTGA
- a CDS encoding heme A synthase has product MTTPLGWLASRLTVGRRTLRIASLSSLVVAILIVVGGGIVRVTGSGLGCPDWPECTDGSLGPTSAMGWHAAVEFANRLLTGLLCVAVAAVILAARFQAEPAPTVTRWAWAQFWIVVLNAVVGGVTVLARLSPYMVAAHFLAAMLLLTAATVSWDRARRLPNKERVPVSLHVRRLGSALLLATGALVILGTAVTGAGPHAGDNSHVARMPFPWIAAALVHAGVAALAFAMGIALWRAATRVRSATVVLTLRAYFAVFLAQGLVGIVQSLIGLPEALVAVHLMGASLVWVGAVRVALATRAVG; this is encoded by the coding sequence GTGACCACGCCGCTGGGATGGCTGGCATCACGATTGACGGTCGGACGCCGCACCCTCCGGATCGCGTCGCTCAGCTCACTCGTCGTTGCGATTCTGATCGTGGTCGGGGGCGGCATCGTTCGGGTCACAGGGTCGGGGCTCGGCTGTCCCGACTGGCCGGAGTGCACCGATGGGTCGTTGGGGCCCACATCGGCGATGGGCTGGCACGCCGCCGTCGAATTCGCCAATCGCCTTCTGACCGGCCTGCTCTGTGTCGCCGTTGCTGCCGTGATCCTGGCGGCACGGTTCCAGGCCGAGCCTGCTCCGACTGTGACTCGATGGGCCTGGGCTCAGTTTTGGATCGTCGTGCTGAACGCCGTTGTCGGCGGGGTCACCGTGCTGGCCCGACTGAGCCCTTACATGGTCGCCGCGCATTTTCTGGCGGCCATGCTCCTACTCACCGCCGCGACCGTTTCCTGGGACAGAGCCAGGCGATTGCCGAATAAAGAACGCGTCCCTGTTTCGCTGCACGTGAGGCGCCTCGGTTCGGCTCTCCTCCTCGCCACGGGAGCACTCGTCATCCTCGGGACGGCCGTCACCGGAGCAGGGCCGCACGCCGGCGACAATTCGCATGTCGCCCGAATGCCCTTCCCGTGGATTGCAGCGGCGCTCGTTCACGCAGGTGTTGCTGCCCTGGCGTTTGCGATGGGAATCGCCCTGTGGCGAGCCGCAACGCGGGTGAGGTCTGCGACAGTCGTTCTCACACTGCGGGCCTACTTCGCCGTGTTCCTCGCTCAGGGCCTCGTCGGCATCGTGCAGTCCTTGATCGGCCTTCCCGAAGCTCTCGTCGCCGTTCACCTGATGGGTGCGTCACTTGTATGGGTGGGCGCGGTTCGCGTGGCACTCGCGACCCGCGCCGTCGGCTGA
- a CDS encoding alkaline phosphatase family protein: protein MGTKKARRRGIALAAATGILAAAAIGAGTAAQATASPDHGGSQQGTTITTTGLKAGQIKHVWLIILENKSYDATFTGLNQNSYLWKTLPSQGVLLKNYFGTGHSSMDNYMSMVSGQAPQEDTQEDCSVANTNFGSNKSIVTHGVNQGQVASLANASQPSKANAANGLNGCTYPTDSPTLFNQLDAAGKTWKGYAQDLGDQTGREDGVCGAPGSAANNPTTNPTYLSATAAHPLPTGVTSFTGAQTNDQYVAKHFPFPWFASITGAVDANGTATPALTKPAQGGTDCDANHIANLDSSKNGLYKDLQHESTTPAFSWITPNNCSDAHDAVCKGNNLSGSFTKSGQPVYQNGTPAPESTTPVNYTGGLYASDLFLKYYIPMIEKSAAFKDGGLIDVTFDEANPPFTYGGGFNNANAYGPTQADQPDAATGLVSDAAGENLYGKNVAIEPTGPNSTLGTDSKGDQLYPGPGNNSFIDRPPACTSTSPNVPANCVPGIVEGGSGTTPGARNDTALASTATSFVLDDSILADDTGRMVTDTADTTGPGGTSPIPANTFVGTVSDTGPNPAATNASPVVNGSFQLVDASGNPVTPTGSVSKITLSAEGAPGYLTAGQTADPLYDATDATPGGGDTGSVLISPLIKPGTVSTTYYNHYSWLRTMEDIFQVDKGRDVKPLPGSTVSGGVDGLGHLGFASQKGLAPFGPDVFNNTGNKHW from the coding sequence ATGGGTACGAAGAAGGCACGGCGGCGCGGCATCGCGCTCGCCGCAGCGACGGGGATCCTCGCCGCAGCCGCGATCGGGGCGGGGACGGCCGCGCAGGCGACCGCGTCTCCTGACCACGGCGGCTCTCAGCAGGGCACGACGATCACGACCACCGGGCTCAAAGCCGGTCAGATCAAGCACGTGTGGCTGATCATCCTCGAGAACAAGTCGTACGACGCCACCTTCACCGGGCTCAACCAGAACAGCTACCTCTGGAAGACGCTGCCGAGCCAGGGCGTGCTGCTCAAGAACTACTTCGGCACCGGCCACTCGTCGATGGACAACTACATGTCGATGGTCTCGGGGCAGGCGCCCCAGGAGGACACCCAAGAGGACTGCTCGGTCGCCAACACCAACTTCGGCAGCAACAAGAGCATCGTCACCCACGGTGTGAACCAGGGCCAGGTCGCCTCGCTCGCCAACGCCTCGCAGCCGAGCAAGGCGAACGCGGCCAACGGCCTCAACGGCTGCACCTACCCGACCGACAGCCCCACCCTCTTCAACCAGCTCGACGCGGCCGGCAAGACCTGGAAGGGCTACGCGCAGGATCTCGGCGACCAGACCGGCCGCGAAGACGGCGTCTGCGGTGCCCCCGGGAGCGCAGCGAACAACCCGACCACCAACCCGACGTACCTCAGCGCGACCGCAGCCCACCCGCTGCCGACCGGCGTGACCAGCTTCACCGGCGCGCAGACCAACGACCAGTACGTCGCGAAGCACTTCCCCTTCCCGTGGTTCGCCAGTATCACCGGTGCGGTCGACGCCAACGGCACGGCCACACCGGCGCTGACGAAGCCCGCCCAGGGCGGCACCGACTGCGACGCCAACCACATCGCCAACCTCGACTCGTCGAAGAACGGCCTCTACAAAGACCTGCAGCACGAGTCGACCACCCCGGCGTTCAGCTGGATCACGCCGAACAACTGCTCGGACGCCCACGACGCGGTCTGCAAGGGCAACAACCTCTCGGGCTCCTTCACCAAGTCGGGCCAGCCCGTCTACCAGAACGGCACCCCTGCGCCCGAGTCGACCACCCCGGTCAACTACACCGGCGGCCTCTACGCCTCCGACCTGTTCCTCAAGTACTACATCCCGATGATCGAGAAGTCGGCCGCGTTCAAAGACGGTGGCCTGATCGACGTCACGTTCGACGAGGCCAACCCGCCCTTCACCTACGGCGGCGGCTTCAACAACGCCAACGCCTACGGCCCGACCCAGGCCGACCAGCCCGACGCCGCCACGGGCCTCGTCAGCGACGCCGCCGGCGAGAACCTCTACGGCAAGAACGTCGCCATCGAGCCGACCGGCCCGAACTCGACGCTCGGCACCGACTCGAAGGGCGACCAGCTCTACCCGGGCCCCGGCAACAACTCGTTCATCGACCGGCCGCCGGCCTGCACGTCGACCTCGCCGAACGTGCCCGCCAACTGCGTGCCGGGCATCGTCGAGGGCGGCTCGGGCACCACGCCCGGCGCTCGCAACGACACCGCCCTGGCCTCGACCGCGACGAGCTTCGTGCTCGACGACTCGATCCTGGCCGACGACACCGGCCGCATGGTGACCGACACCGCCGACACCACCGGCCCCGGCGGCACGAGCCCCATCCCGGCGAACACCTTCGTCGGAACCGTCAGCGACACCGGCCCGAACCCAGCGGCGACGAACGCCAGCCCGGTCGTCAACGGCTCGTTCCAGCTCGTCGACGCCTCGGGCAACCCGGTCACCCCGACCGGCAGCGTCTCGAAGATCACGTTGAGCGCCGAGGGAGCCCCCGGCTACCTCACCGCCGGCCAGACGGCCGACCCGCTGTACGACGCCACCGACGCCACCCCCGGCGGCGGCGACACCGGCAGCGTGCTGATCAGCCCGCTGATCAAGCCCGGCACGGTCTCGACGACGTACTACAACCACTACAGCTGGCTGCGCACCATGGAGGACATCTTCCAGGTCGACAAGGGCCGCGACGTCAAGCCGCTTCCCGGCTCGACGGTTTCGGGTGGTGTCGACGGCCTCGGCCACCTCGGCTTCGCGTCTCAGAAGGGCCTCGCGCCCTTCGGCCCCGACGTCTTCAACAACACGGGGAACAAGCACTGGTGA
- a CDS encoding alpha/beta hydrolase-fold protein, translating into MTSRLTRRTLLFGGGAVALIGATGFAVDEGALPGRSTLYRRLGLDGAAGVVPHTATGPLVSGTFVSQKRLEKTVGWSIAYPPGHTVGDRLPVVVTLHGFGGSHASAFDSRFRLDRFLAAAVRSGAAPFAIASIDGGNTYWHRRTSGEDAGAMVTDEFVPLLASKGLDTRRIGLHGWSMGAYGALLLAGQMGAGRVAAVASESVAIWHTADRATASAFDSPADFATHTLYGRQHLLDGIAVRVDCGTGDGFFPNDRDYVAGFTARPAGGFEPGAHDSAYWRRMAPAQLAFLAAHL; encoded by the coding sequence ATGACCTCCCGTCTCACCCGGCGCACCCTCCTCTTCGGCGGTGGGGCCGTCGCCCTGATCGGCGCCACCGGCTTCGCCGTCGACGAGGGCGCCCTGCCCGGCCGCTCGACCCTCTACCGCAGGCTCGGGCTGGACGGCGCCGCGGGCGTCGTGCCGCACACCGCGACCGGCCCTCTCGTGAGCGGCACCTTCGTGTCGCAGAAGCGCCTCGAGAAGACGGTGGGCTGGTCGATCGCGTACCCGCCGGGGCACACCGTCGGCGACCGGCTGCCGGTCGTGGTCACGCTGCACGGCTTCGGAGGGTCGCACGCGTCGGCGTTCGACTCGCGCTTCCGGCTCGACCGCTTTTTGGCGGCGGCAGTGAGGAGCGGCGCGGCGCCGTTCGCCATCGCCTCCATCGACGGCGGCAACACCTACTGGCATCGCCGGACGAGCGGTGAGGACGCCGGGGCGATGGTGACGGACGAGTTCGTGCCGCTGCTCGCCTCGAAGGGGCTCGACACCCGGCGGATCGGGCTGCACGGCTGGTCGATGGGGGCCTACGGCGCGCTGCTGCTAGCCGGGCAGATGGGGGCTGGTCGCGTCGCGGCGGTCGCCTCCGAGAGCGTTGCCATCTGGCACACCGCCGACCGGGCCACCGCGTCAGCATTCGACAGCCCCGCCGACTTCGCCACGCACACGCTCTACGGGCGGCAGCACCTCCTCGACGGCATCGCGGTGCGGGTCGACTGCGGCACCGGCGACGGGTTCTTCCCGAACGACCGCGACTACGTCGCCGGCTTCACCGCGCGGCCGGCCGGCGGCTTCGAGCCGGGCGCCCACGACTCGGCCTACTGGCGGCGGATGGCCCCGGCGCAGCTCGCCTTCCTCGCGGCGCACCTCTAG
- a CDS encoding NmrA family NAD(P)-binding protein, whose translation MTQTVLLAGATGNLGSRIATLLSRDEDVALRLLVRPSVFTDQTKTEQLGGLTDGGAAIAEASLQDPEALAAATAGVDVVISCLQGGRDVIVDGQVALAQAAEAAGVRRFIPSDFALDLWHAPEAAPMFALRREADTAIEALDLEVLHVLNGAFMDMMIDPNTAGVVDLGHGTGSYYGSGDDEFDVTLVDDVARFTAALAVDLDARPGVHAISGSRTSFGAIIAEVEEITGRTLERLHRGDAADLRAAITAAASPWAVMGQWYNLSMIETPPFETVENDRYAAAQPTSLADYLRSALA comes from the coding sequence ATGACTCAGACCGTTCTACTCGCCGGCGCGACCGGCAATCTCGGCTCGCGCATCGCGACGCTCCTCTCTCGCGACGAGGATGTCGCGCTCCGCCTGCTCGTGCGACCCAGCGTCTTCACCGACCAGACGAAGACCGAGCAACTCGGTGGGCTCACCGACGGCGGTGCCGCTATCGCGGAAGCGAGCCTGCAGGATCCTGAGGCCCTGGCTGCGGCCACCGCCGGCGTCGACGTCGTGATCTCGTGCCTCCAGGGCGGTCGCGACGTCATCGTCGACGGCCAGGTCGCCCTCGCGCAGGCCGCAGAGGCCGCAGGAGTGCGACGCTTCATCCCCTCCGACTTCGCGCTCGATCTCTGGCACGCCCCGGAGGCCGCCCCGATGTTCGCCCTGCGGCGCGAGGCCGACACCGCGATCGAGGCGCTCGACCTCGAGGTGCTGCACGTGCTGAACGGCGCGTTCATGGACATGATGATCGACCCGAACACCGCGGGCGTCGTCGATCTCGGCCACGGCACCGGCAGCTACTACGGCTCGGGCGACGACGAGTTCGACGTGACGCTCGTCGACGACGTCGCGCGGTTCACGGCGGCGCTCGCCGTGGATCTCGACGCACGGCCGGGGGTGCACGCCATCTCGGGGTCGCGCACCTCGTTCGGCGCGATCATCGCCGAGGTTGAGGAGATCACCGGGCGCACGCTCGAGCGCCTCCACCGCGGCGACGCGGCCGACCTGCGTGCGGCCATCACGGCCGCGGCGAGCCCGTGGGCCGTGATGGGCCAGTGGTACAACCTGTCGATGATCGAGACGCCGCCGTTCGAGACGGTCGAGAACGACCGCTACGCCGCCGCCCAGCCGACATCGCTCGCCGACTACCTGCGCTCCGCCCTCGCCTGA
- a CDS encoding esterase-like activity of phytase family protein, translating to MRRSHAARLSIASAVGLAALAGGLLVPAMATAAPSADLVVNEVYGGGGNSGSTYTNDFVEIANRGTAAVDLAGYSVQYHSKSATGTWQATPLTGSIAPGGFYLVAEAKGASGTTPLPTPDATGTIAMSATDGTVALVDGTTALTCATSADCETASVDLVGFGAAALAETGPATGASNTNSVQRVTTADTDDNATDFSSGTPTPAAANTGTVTTPPTGPAPTPGTVRIHDIQGTTWVSPLNGQKVENVPGIVTGLRTAGASKGYWIQDPDADQNPATSEAVFVYSSTTPTVKVGDSVLVTATVKDYYALASGDTTATTSNLSVTELEDATAFVVSSGNTLPAPIVLGPTTVPATYAPDLSGGNIESTPITPTRSALDYYESIEGMRVEVDNARVVGPSDAYGEQYVTTKPDQLADYRGGTLLTAENATPSGRLEVVPTDGTDPDVSVGDVFAGATVGPVDYSQYGGYTLAATALGAVKSGGLQPSVATKGTGDQLSVATYNVENLAPSDPASKFAALGKGVVTNLASPDIIAVEEVQDDDGATDDGTVTAGQTISKLEAAITAAGGPTYSSREIDPVNDQDGGQPGGNIRVVFLFNAKRVTFDDRGSAGVDRSTTATAVTKSHGSPDLTLSPGRIDPTNTAWASSRKPLVGEFTFRGKKVFVIGNHFDAKLGDQSQDGRFQYPAQSSAAQRQAQATLVHDFTAQILKADKNAAVVVAGDLNDYQFSPALATLTGKPLHGEATTPPILTDLITTLPADQQYTYDYDGVSEVLDHILVTKGVGTPVYQVLHINSEFANQTSDHDPQEVQIFGHTKPASTAVPPSATALGYSDALDKLVYKGTQVGGLSSLAYDKRAGSWVSAVDNHADDPSRIWFIGRNVASPSVSRQPLVLKNQHGVPYTGLTADNEGLAVLPDGDYLVSSETEPSIRVFGRDGVEKAQLAVPGRFAVTGTELSGAGLSGPAEPGEATSNATLEGLSISPSGRTIVAAMEGALSGDVSASGEATSHRLLVYTEGRSGSWTLAKQVGYRTDPGQRIPEVALVSDDRLIVEEASYAADSGNAVDLYTVSGLSRAANVASIANLSTAPASSILSKTLVADLAAGPTLGATALESQTNPLLDNYEGMAITGAGPHGTVGVSLISDDNFGALQRTRVLNLAVKLPR from the coding sequence ACTCCGCTGCCGACACCTGATGCGACCGGCACGATCGCGATGAGCGCCACCGACGGCACGGTCGCCCTCGTCGACGGCACGACGGCCCTGACCTGCGCGACCAGCGCCGACTGCGAGACCGCCAGCGTCGACCTGGTCGGCTTCGGCGCCGCGGCCCTCGCCGAGACCGGCCCCGCGACCGGCGCCAGCAACACGAACTCGGTGCAGCGTGTCACCACCGCCGACACCGACGACAACGCCACCGACTTCTCGAGCGGCACGCCGACGCCGGCTGCGGCCAACACCGGCACCGTCACCACGCCGCCGACGGGCCCGGCACCGACACCCGGCACCGTGCGCATCCACGACATCCAGGGCACCACCTGGGTGTCGCCGCTGAACGGCCAGAAGGTCGAGAACGTGCCCGGCATCGTCACGGGCCTCCGCACCGCGGGCGCGAGCAAGGGCTACTGGATCCAGGACCCCGACGCCGACCAGAACCCCGCCACCAGCGAGGCCGTCTTCGTCTACAGCTCGACGACGCCGACGGTGAAGGTCGGCGACTCGGTGCTGGTCACCGCCACGGTCAAGGACTACTACGCGCTCGCGTCGGGCGACACCACCGCCACCACGTCGAACCTCTCGGTGACCGAGCTCGAGGATGCGACGGCGTTCGTCGTCTCCTCCGGCAACACGCTGCCCGCCCCGATCGTGCTCGGCCCGACCACCGTCCCCGCCACCTATGCGCCCGACCTCTCGGGCGGCAACATCGAATCGACGCCCATCACGCCGACCCGCTCGGCTCTCGACTACTACGAGTCGATCGAGGGCATGCGCGTCGAGGTCGACAACGCCCGCGTCGTCGGGCCGAGCGACGCCTACGGCGAGCAGTACGTCACCACCAAGCCCGACCAGCTCGCCGACTACCGCGGTGGCACCCTGCTGACCGCCGAGAACGCGACGCCGTCCGGCCGCCTTGAGGTCGTGCCCACTGACGGCACCGACCCCGACGTCAGCGTCGGCGACGTCTTCGCCGGTGCCACCGTCGGCCCCGTCGACTACTCGCAGTACGGCGGCTACACGCTCGCCGCGACGGCGCTCGGGGCCGTGAAGAGCGGGGGTCTGCAGCCGAGCGTGGCCACGAAGGGCACAGGCGATCAGCTGTCGGTCGCGACCTACAACGTCGAAAACCTGGCCCCGTCTGATCCTGCGTCGAAATTCGCGGCGCTCGGCAAGGGCGTCGTCACGAACCTCGCCTCGCCCGACATCATCGCGGTCGAAGAGGTGCAGGACGACGACGGTGCCACCGACGACGGCACGGTCACGGCCGGCCAGACCATCTCGAAGCTCGAAGCCGCCATCACGGCAGCCGGGGGCCCGACCTACTCGTCGCGCGAGATCGACCCGGTGAACGACCAGGACGGCGGCCAGCCCGGCGGCAACATCCGAGTGGTCTTCCTCTTCAACGCGAAGCGCGTCACGTTCGACGACCGCGGCTCGGCGGGGGTCGACCGGTCGACCACGGCCACCGCGGTGACGAAGTCGCACGGCTCGCCCGACCTCACGCTCTCGCCCGGTCGCATCGACCCGACGAACACGGCGTGGGCGTCGAGCCGCAAGCCTCTGGTAGGGGAGTTCACGTTTCGTGGCAAGAAGGTCTTCGTGATCGGCAACCACTTCGACGCGAAGCTCGGCGACCAGAGCCAGGACGGCCGGTTCCAATACCCGGCGCAGTCGTCGGCCGCTCAGCGCCAGGCGCAGGCGACGCTCGTGCACGACTTCACCGCGCAGATCCTGAAGGCCGACAAGAACGCCGCCGTGGTCGTCGCCGGCGACCTGAACGACTACCAGTTCAGCCCGGCCCTGGCCACCCTCACGGGCAAGCCTCTTCATGGTGAGGCGACCACCCCGCCGATCCTGACCGACCTGATCACCACGCTGCCCGCCGACCAGCAGTACACCTACGACTACGACGGCGTCAGCGAGGTGCTCGACCACATCCTCGTGACGAAGGGCGTCGGCACCCCCGTCTACCAGGTGCTGCACATCAACTCGGAGTTCGCGAACCAGACGAGCGACCACGACCCCCAGGAGGTGCAGATCTTCGGGCACACCAAGCCCGCTTCGACGGCCGTGCCGCCGTCGGCGACGGCGCTCGGCTACAGCGACGCGCTCGACAAGCTGGTCTACAAGGGCACCCAGGTCGGTGGCCTCTCGTCGCTCGCCTACGACAAGCGAGCAGGCTCGTGGGTCTCGGCCGTCGACAACCACGCCGACGACCCCTCGCGTATCTGGTTCATCGGGCGCAACGTCGCATCACCGTCGGTGAGCCGCCAGCCGCTCGTGCTGAAGAACCAGCACGGCGTGCCGTACACCGGTCTCACCGCTGACAACGAAGGCCTCGCCGTGCTGCCCGACGGCGACTACTTGGTGAGCAGCGAGACCGAGCCGTCGATCCGCGTGTTCGGCCGTGACGGCGTCGAGAAGGCGCAGCTGGCCGTTCCCGGTCGCTTCGCGGTCACCGGCACCGAACTGTCGGGCGCTGGGCTCTCGGGCCCGGCGGAGCCGGGTGAGGCGACCTCGAACGCGACGCTCGAGGGGCTGTCGATCTCGCCTTCGGGGCGCACGATCGTCGCGGCGATGGAGGGGGCGCTCTCGGGCGACGTCTCGGCCTCCGGTGAGGCGACGAGCCACCGCCTCCTCGTCTACACCGAGGGGCGTTCCGGATCGTGGACGCTCGCCAAGCAGGTCGGCTACCGCACCGACCCCGGGCAGCGCATCCCCGAGGTCGCACTGGTCTCCGACGACCGGCTGATCGTCGAAGAGGCCTCCTATGCCGCCGACTCGGGCAACGCCGTCGACCTGTATACGGTCAGCGGGCTGTCGCGGGCCGCGAACGTCGCGTCGATCGCGAATCTGTCGACCGCGCCCGCCTCGTCGATCCTCTCGAAGACGCTCGTGGCAGACCTGGCCGCCGGGCCGACCCTCGGCGCGACGGCGCTCGAGTCGCAGACGAACCCGCTGCTCGACAACTACGAGGGCATGGCGATCACCGGGGCCGGGCCGCACGGCACCGTCGGCGTGAGCCTGATCTCCGACGACAACTTCGGTGCCCTGCAGCGCACACGCGTGCTGAATCTGGCAGTGAAGCTGCCGCGGTAG